The Myripristis murdjan chromosome 4, fMyrMur1.1, whole genome shotgun sequence region CACTAACTTCCTCCTGACAGCTTCACTGCAACAACAGCGCTGACAAGACCTAGATTTCAGCTGATGTgtttgacagaaaataaaagtacaTAAAACTGACAGGCATCTTAGTGTTGATTTGCAAGACAGGCTTGCGACATGACAGCCTACTGTAGTTCCTGTAAAATATCACAGAAAATCTTTATATTGAACTATTGGAAtgttacaggaatattacagataACATGGGAGTTAAAACCCCTCATCATTAATATCCACAGCTATATGATATTTGAACAAGGGACAATTTGAACCcactgtttagaaaaaaaaaataggttgcTATAGATTTATTCAGTGGAGGttacaaaaacataaactaaaAGTTTTAACTATGGAGTACTATTAATACTCCATAGTTTTAATAGTATTAATAAAAccgagaaaattcacttgacttttttttttaaatcatagtAATTTGGTAGAAAGTAAccaattaggaaaaaaaactggaaatttaaaaaaaaaaaaaaaaaaaaaaaaaagcacaaaataactgaaaaaaaaataatcatataaaaaagtgaattttattaaaaggctgaaatgaaacctttcaaaataaaaataaaagcttgccTGGGTATCAAAGAGTTAACATAATTTAAGACATCATAAACATAGTAGAAACAAATAGGTTCTTGTGTAGTTACCATGATCTATAACCCACTATAAATCACTTTATTACAGGTAGTGATATCAATGGGCCACTTTAAGACACTAGCAgaatacaggattttttttctatcaggTTAAACAGATTTAATTCcctttttaaatgaacaaaccAAATCGATGGTAAatgccccctccctcctctcccctggcTTTATTTTCTCCATATGGTGTGTTTGACTTGGtacccaggaaaaaaaacacagtgtgtggGCGGAGGAAAAGCCTAGTATTTTGTCCTTGTTGAAATTTGATTCAGAAGTTCAGATCCTGGAAGACGAAAAGCAAAAGCagggggagggaaaaaaggcaaagaaggACGGaacgggttttttttttttaaactgcaagAATAGTAAACTCACCAAATAGCTCTGTCCTGCAACCTCCGACAAAAGTAAGTCTATATGCAAGGAATGTTTCTTATTGAGTAGAGCGCTTAGATCAGCATTAGAGCGGCTGAATTCATTCACattggtcatttttttctatGGAGTCTATTAGTTAAATGCTCTGTTTGCTTCTGAATGGCCACGCACTACAAGATTTCGGGTCTgatgctttaaaaaaatgccTTCTTTAAACCTTGTGCAGCCTTACGCACAGTTTACGCAGGTACGGGCGCAATCTGGCCTCGTTTGATTGATCTATTTCTAGATTAGGCATTTCCTGCGGTCTTCATCTAgagcaaataaaagcaaactgcATGCATTTGCAAACGGGAATTGTTTGAGGAGGAAAGTCGATGAAAGTGTTGCTCGGCGCCGGGACAAAAGCCAATAAGCAAGGGATTTTTCAGCAGCGTctagtatttaaaaaaaaaaaaaaaaaaaaagcacattgcCCCCGTTGCGCGTTTCCACATCCACGCCAAGTCTGATCTCCACTCAGATTTATTCCTCTGCGAGCCAGAAGCCCGACTCCTAATTGAGCTCTATACATGGTAAAGTCGTGTTTTGTTTGGGGAAAAGCGTCTTCGGCGCAGATTTGCGTGCCGACTCTGCACCACTGTGGGATCTGCGCCAAAAAGACCCCCTCCGCGCCTTCCCCGCACAAAAAAAGAACCTCCAAACTCATTCCCCAGATGGTAATAAAATGAATTCAGCGCGCAACTCACAATCAAGGAGAGATTATTGCTGCTGCTTAAATATCTCTATAATATTCCTTGAATGGGTttataacgtgtgtgtgtgtgtgtgtgtgtgtgtgtgtgtgtgtgtgtgttccttaaTAGTCAGTCTAGTGACCTCATGAGACTTGACCATatttctctcctcttgtgtggctgtagtattcctatagcACCGCTGCATTGACTCATAGTGTCTCTGGTCTATATTGTGCCAAGTCTATGGAGATTTAATCCACTTTCTGCCACTTCTAATCCGTGGAATCACTGTAGCCTGTGCCATGATTGATTTAGAAGGTCGCTGTGATAGTCGGATGGGAGCTACTCTAAATTTATTCAGGGGATTTAATTATATTCCTGGCTTGCTGATCATAGTTTGGTGTTTTTGAAACGACATCTGATCATAGCTTCTACAGAGTGTTTGTGAGCAAAGGgatcaagacaaaaaaaaaaaaaaaaaaagcaaaaaaaaaaaaaacacatcaacaacaataattcaaagcaggtttcatttttcaggccaaGGTGTAGCTGCAGTGATGTAGGTGGTGCACTCCTACCTGTCGTAAGCCATCATTGCCTACCCATATAAACAAAAAccatttctgactttttttttttaccctaaaACCTCCAATCCTAATATATCTTAAGTATTACTTTCTTGTCATATATGGTGACATCTAACATATGCATATGAGCAGTTTTTCTGTCCAGTGGGTCTGCGGATGgctaaacttgtttttttgtgggtttATTTTCCACTATATTCCAGTTTCAgagcagttctttttttttttttttttcaaactgtgggGCATTTGATTTTGGGCCTGAACCTGTCCACGCTCTACCCAGGCCGTGCCACTATGAGCACCACGGGGCTTCAGGCCACTAACCAGCAGAACGTGAAGGAGATCGACAGCGTCAAGGAGTCCATCAGCGACATCATCAACCAGCTGCAGGACATCGACCCGGCCAGGCTCTCCTTCTCCCCCTTCCTCGACTTGGACACCCAGATTTCTTTGGCCCCGGTGTCAGACAGCCCTGAGTCTTCGGTGGAGGAGCTGCACTCCTCCTCCCACTCTGTCACGGGCTCACAGCGCTCCCTGGAACCGCTACCAGCCACGGAGCAGCCAAGGAGTGAgttattactgctgtttttaacTCTCCAGCGTGGTCATAGATTTGGAGGGGAGACCAGGTCTGTAGGCAGGGCTTTTGTCAAGTCAGGACCAGGTCCAGCAGGTGATGAGACGAAGTCAGGATTGAGACTAGAGTGAATCCGGTCCTAATCAAGACCAAAACCATTAAGTGCAATGtcattccaacatttttttaaggATGAACAGAGGTGTGGATTTCTCTGCAGGAGCTCTGGGCTAAACTCTTCATCCAGCTGATCAGTGCAGACAGGTTTGAGGACTCTTGCATGTGCAAATAGTTTGTATTACTGAGGAGACAACGGTGTACCAGGTAGCACAAGACTTGATCGCTGACATCTTTGGATAGGTGGGGAAAAGTCAAGTCAATATCCAATAATGTGCGACTGCAAGAAAAAGCtgaatcacactgcaaaaactcaaaatcttaccaagattatttgtcttatttcaagtcaaaaatgtcttattcctagtcaaaatatctcattacacttaaaataagacatgatcacctcagaagtaacttgtttttagacaattgtctcttgtttcaagtgaaaatttgcttgaaacaagtgaaaatttgcttgtttcattggcaaaatttgtttcttgtttctagctaattttcacttatttcaagtgaattttcactttttccactggcacattttgccaatgaaacaagcaaattttcacttgtttcaagtgaattttcacttgaaacaagtgaaaaatgttacaagttacttctgaggtgatcatgtcttattttaagtgtaatgagatattttgactagaaataagacatttttgacttgaaataagacaaataatcttggtaagattttgagtttttgctgtgCACAACAGCACTACCAGGACCAGGAAACCAGGAAAGTCACACATTTGATGAGTTTAGACTCAgctaaacaaaatcaaaaagacTTCACTTGGACCTGAGCCTGTTGACTCAGAGAGACTTGATCGATGACCCTCTCCTGAGACAAATCTTAAAAATGATGCAATTAACTGTTTATGTTCCAAGGTTGCCAAGTAGCTATTAGCTTACATGAGGCCGGCAGACAGGTAGGCAGGAGAggctctgagctgctgctggcaccTGGATTATCTTGCTCACTCTTCCCTGTGTGCACAGTTGGAGCCCGGTCATTTAGTTAACGGAGGTCAGTTAGTGAACGGACTGCAGGATGCTTTAATtgacagaatcagaatcaagtaTTAAACATAGCTGTGaaataatgtgtatatatattagTCATTAATTTAGGATTGTTTAAGAGTACATTTTGACTTGTGAAGGACTAAAGCCTCAAAGTTTaggacttgagacttgacttggacttgccTGTGCTGACTTGGGATTTGATTGCCAGGAATTGGGACTTACTTGTGACTTGCAAAAACACTGATTATTTTTCCCCCACCTCTGTTCTGTTGTGGCCATTTTGCACTTGTTTGAGTCGGTGCTGAAGTTGCCCTCCTCTTTCATATCGCTATCTGCTAAATGCCTGCTAGGAGgtgaataaaaagtaaaatacaggaaaaacagGCCTTCATCCACATCCAGGTCACTTGCTTTTTATGAATCTTGCAGAGTGGATCTTAGTAAATGACTGGTtgtgaggcagagacagagtggGATGAGGCCAGTAGTTGATGTTTTGAATGTCTGGTTTTGGTTGTGGTATTCAAATCTGCTCTGGTTTGAACAGGCTCTGATTCCTGCCACCAGCAGACCGGCGACGCCCCAGCGGAGCACCGAGCagatgaggcagaggaggggacGCTCGATCAGACCTCCTCCAGTCCGGTTGCGGCGCGCGCCTCCGAGGGCGCCATGGGAAACTGCATCGGCAGCTCGAGCCCCGCCTCTCAGGGAGACATCCCCAATGGCACGGACACACCAAGGTGGAGTCCAGAATCCACAAATCTGGACTCCACCATCGACGAGGGGCGTCCGCTGATCGGCGCGCCGCCGCCGGAGAGCGTGGAGCTCACCGTGTGGAGGTCAGAGGGGCAGGAAGAGACTTGTGAGCCCCCCCATGAAGCCTCATTCCGGGGgcgatgctgctgctgccggtgTAAATGCTGCCAGAGCGGGCGAGTCCCCGCTTTCTGCTCAGTCCTGGCCTCCCTCCTGTGCACGGTGGGGATTCTCTATGCGCTCTATTTCTACGTGCCCATCAAGCCCCCAGACTGCCCCGACGTGGCCAGCCGCATCGTTTTCACCCTCTGCTGCTGCGTGGTTGCAGCCGTCCCTGTCTTGTTGGGTAGGTTCAAGACAGGAGTCAAGTCTACCTGCAATGCTACTTGAGCAGCCCTGTGAGTGCCTCAAATCAAAGATAAAGATTAAGAGAAGATTTAGCTCGTCTGGCTGCCTCGTCTTGGAATGTCTCAGTGTCTAGTGTTCCCTTTAATTTTGTGCTCTTTTAACCTCAAGGCAGCAGAAGTCCTAATTTCCTTCTCCTGTGCATGGCTTTAAATGGAAACTACAATAAGAAGTTGGCTGGCTCTCTGTCGCCTCTCAGGCTGTGTCCTAATTGTCTCTGAATATTTTAATCACAATCCCAACCTGGAAGAGCAGAAGGAGAGGGCAGGTggggaaaacatgcaaaacaaagccTGCTCAGGCCATTTCCCCCTCTGGTTCGCTCTTCCCTGTCAAGTTGATGATATACACACGAGCCAGGACAGCTCACAAGTGGGCCACTTGGTTGCTCTGTGCAAATTAagatagcaaaaaaaaacaaagtgtgctGTCAGACAAGATCAAGCGCAGCTAGGAGCCTGAAGTTTGGGGTTGTTTGTGGAAAGATGGCCCAGATTCAAGATGCTAACAGACTTATTgctcccttcctcttctccctcccagCGATGCTGACGGGTGCAGCGTGCCAGTTCTGCACTGGCTCCCTCGATCCGGTGGAGCCGCTTCCCAGAAGACGGGCGGTTCAGCAGCTGTTTGTCACGGCGTCCTTGGAACAGTTGCTCCTCTACATTCTCAACCTTGTAGTTATGGCGGCGTTACTGCCTCAAGACCAGCTGAAGTTGGTGCCTATGCTGGTTGCCGTGTTCATTCTGGGAAGGTGAGGTGCCAAACGAGCAAGAGGAGCTAACAGTTTTTAAGCTGCGTTTGATTATAAATTGGAAATAAATTGGGATTTCCAGCCTCCCACTGGGAAACGTTGGAAACTTTGGATCAATCAACATGTagcaacagcagaaaacaggcaaAGCACCAGCTGTGGTGGCATCTGCACTTTTCCAACTTGCTGTTGCTGAAATGCATGGAGGCTGTAAATTAGGCTACCTAATTCCTCCAACTTCCCCGCTCTGATGTAAGTTGATCGCGGTGTTATTGTCTAAAGCTGAGCATGTTTACATTTCATGTCTTGTCTTTTTCGTTTGTTTCAGATTTGTCTACTGGATCAGCCTCAACACGTGCAGCTCCTGGCGAGGCTTTGGATCAGGCCTGACCTTCTTCCCGCTTCTCGCCATGGTTGCCCTCAATCTGTTCATCATGTACAACGTGGGCCTCAAAGAGCCGCTTTTTGGCACGCAGGACGCGCTCTATAATCAGGCCACGCCCCCGACCTGGTCCGCGGAGATGTCACAGAGCACCAGTGGCAAATCAGACGTCTTGTCCACAGACAGCCTGGACGctcagtgaggaggagagctgcccTTTATTCTTTCAAAGGAGGAGATCTTTCCAGAAATAGGCCATTCCTGTGGTCTGCTGTTCAGCACAGCTACACAGGCTGCCACTAACCTCCAAGTCTGTGACAGCTTAACTTGTATTTTTGCTCCTCGTAtacaggaagttttttttttgtgtggattCATGCTTATTATCTGAAACGCAAGAGCCTTTTCCCCCTGCTAGTGGCGGAGGGAGCCTTTGAACAACGTTCTAGTCTTAAACATTTGTCTCTTAAGCTATTCCAGTGCctatatttaatgttttgaacTCTAAAAGctctgcatatatatatatggatgaATTTGGTTTGATGTGAAAAACCACTAGCAAAGCAGCTTCTCTTCTAATGAAGACATTTTAACTGTCCAAAACGTTTGTAAATGATGAAGGAAGAATAAAAGCCAtttgtaacaaaaaaataaagaaacatcttttcatcatttttactCGGTGCTCAGTTCCTCAGCTCTCGGCGCAGATGACTTTTTGGCTTTGACTGGCAGACGATTGAGCAAGTTCAGGGTGCCTTTCCAGCGCGGGGACTGTCATTATGTGATAACATGGTGTGGATGCGGCTCTCTGCTTGCTCTACTGTGATCCCACAGATCTCCATCTCCACCCTTCTGGCCTCCcctctgctgctgatgttgatCGCTTGCATCGTGATGCCAAAGCCTCCCATCGGAGTGACCCCAGAGGCCTGCGCTCCACTCCCGCTTTTGTTTCTGCTTCCCCAAGGGGTTCAAGGGgttgaaaaatgagatttttttttgaaaaatccagGAAAAGTCAACTTACAAACACTCTTATATAGCATTGATCTGCTTCCCATTCATGCATTCAGCCACAGCCTTTTACTGCTGGCGACTGTTGGGGAGTTAAGTGCCTTGCTGAAGGGCACGAACATTCAGGGAGGGGTGAGTGTTATGGCGCTTTCATGTGCTGGTGGGAAAGTTGAACATCCGGGATTTCCATTGCTCTCACACGCTTTGATGGAAAATCAAACCCTAAATCATAGATGTCCTACAGCTTAACAAGCTAATTAAACACTTCACTTAAACAAATGTTAATTATGATGGTTAGTCTAGCCATCTGCAAGTATGCAATAaagatgcatgtgtttgttttcaagtgttgtttttttcccctcactatATGAAACTTGACTTTTAAGATTGTGGAATGACTTGGAAGTGCAGGCAGCAATATTTTCTCTGACCTAATCGTCTGCGTTTGAATGACGTTCCTGTGAAAATTTCTGCACTGGAAAAGTTGTTTTTCCATTGCAGCCAATAGCACATCAAGATTACTCATTATTCACTTTCCCCGCATGGATTTCCCCAGCTGGCCCAAGAATTTGTCCCAGCAAATTTCTAGTCACAAGTGTGTAAACTCTTAACCAGAACACAGCAGAAGTCCATGCAGGTCATATTTTAATGAGTGAGCAGGAGGTGCAGATGGGAAGGGCTTTCCCTCTGATGCACAGTAATAGAGGCCAAAGACGGCCGGCCACATGCTCTTAAAGTGGAGAGAATCGACGTGATGTGGGGGGAAAATGTCAGTATTTCCACCCTGACAGCACTATTTTCTTCCATCAGCTgagttcatcttttttttttttgtttttgcctctgaCTGACATTTGCTAAGTATGAGAAATTTTGTAGTAAGCTAAGTGGATTTATACGTGCCTTCACCAGAGGTTCTTCCAAGATTCCACAAGCACCTAAGGGTTCCCCCCCGGCAGGAAAAATCCCCGCAGCTCATTGAAGAAAGCCCACAAGCTGCAACCCATAGGCTATGGATGCCCAGGAGTGCAGATTTTTGGTCACACACTCAAATTGGAATGAAAacttgcacacatttttttgccctcatagTTTGACTGTCTGGGGTTAGAGGATAATGGAAGGACTGTCAAAGTTTTGGAACTGGAGCCGTCTGGGGTCCCAGCTGAAGAACATTTCATGATCCATCACCATTAACTCATCTTCCCATACAATACTTAAGCCACTTCAAAAAGTACAAGAACAGTAAGTGACAGCatttattccaaaatgctaCTTATCCATGTTTGGGAATGTTTTGCTATTTGACAGTTATCAGGCACTGATATGTTACTATGTGAAAATCAAAAGCTATTGAAAcgattaaatatttatttatatttatttatatgaaatgattaaattattaattaaaaatgaaatcttaATTTCAATACTAACCCATAATGTTAACTTTCCTGCCAGCAGCCACAATTGGAGAATGCgtgtcatttgttttaaaaaatgctggaCACCTCAAAACTCTGGAAATGGCTCAAATATGATGTAGATTTTATCAAATTTAAAATGCCGGAGAGGAGCGtcttgaaaaacaaactgaggcAGCTCTGAATTTAATGAGAAGAGTTTGTATCAGTGTACATTATACATGTTTGCACTGACAACATTCATGATGAATGCAGCACAACCAGTAGAGCCAGGTTGTTGACTATCTGTGTCAAGGTCCCGGCGTCTTCTGAGCCATTTATTGTCTGGAGCTTTAAAACTGTCAATCTACAGCGTATGGAGCCGCACTGCTCTGGCTTTTCTCCAACCTGAACGTTATTTTTGTTTGGTCTGTAGTCAGTCAGCAGGCTGTTATTTTGTAATAAGTGTCAAACCTTCATCTCTAGGTGCTTTTAGCTAACATCCCCATCCTTTTCTCCCgtcacacctccacacacaggcCTCACAAGGACAGATGCTTTGGAATTGTTCCAGTGATGAATATAAGATGATTTATCCCCTTGAAACCCATGAGCCCAGGGATGGGATGAGAGAAAaattccttttatttcttttccagAATATCTGAAATTGCTGTTTTGCTCGGAGTACCCTCGTGGCTCAGCTGGTGGAGCAGGTAGCACATGTGAAGGCTGTGTGCCTCCTGCAGCTGCATGGGTTGGAGTCTGTCCCGGGCCCCTGGCTGCACGGCACCTCCTGCTTCTCTCCACTGGTTCCCtggctctctctgctgtcacaagcaaataaagacaaagcaacaaaatagcaTCTTCGTGGGCCAAAGTAACAATGTTTTAAGAAAAGTGGGATCTCATGGGATTTAGAGGGTTAAAATGTTTCAGAATTTGTCAGAAGTAGTCTCTTGTGGAGTATATTTTAGATTACAGGACCATGCTGGCATGTTAGTTTGTCAGATGTTGTTCATTTTTGATATATGATGCATGTTTTCCTTTCTACAAgccaaaaaaactaaaatttggAAAACGTGACATGAATTGCCTTTAAACATTCTCATTCAGTTAGAACACAGCGattcttgtttcattttattttattttatctctcaCACGGAGATTTTCCTGGGTTTGTGAGGAGATGGTTTTAGTGTCTCGTGTCTGTCTAGATGCTGTTTGAGAGGAAATTAAAGTGAGCATTTAATACATGTAGGGTTTTTAAAAGTGCACGCAGCGTAACCAGAAGCCTCATGGACAGCAGCGCCCCCTTCAGGCCGCGCCTCCCCACAAACTCACTCACCGGAAGGAGTTTTCACGTAACCATAATTCTAAAGATGGCGGCGCTGGTTGGTAAGTGGTGTTTTGACTAAAATACCATGTTCGTACAGCAACCCCACAGCATGCTGTGAATTATTTTATCCAGAATATTTGAAAATTCAGCATATACCAATACATTCCCAACTGTTCTTGCTGTCTCTGTTCTGTGACTCCGCTCCTTTACTATGTGCGCACACTGACCTTGCTCTGTCTGTGTTAGCATGGAAGCTAACCAGGTTATCTGGCGCTAGCCGGGGCTCCAGCTGCAGCTACACCcagctgtcagctgatggaaGGGGCACCACTCGCGACATAAAACACTCTCAAACAACGAGGGTAGCCACTAAAATCAAAGCGTATTGTTGCTGAACCACTGTGAGAGACGACTCGTCGTTCTCGTTTGAGAGCGCGTCGCACCAGCCTCCGCTAAAATTTCGGGGAGTTAAAAGTTACCTCGTTTATTTGTCAAAGGTAATATTGTGTAGACCCCGAATTAAGGTCTGTTAATATTTACAAAGAGATACGTTTCAATTCGGCATTACATTAGATATGCAAAGCAGCAGTATATAGATTAAAATTGCAACTTTTAGAAATGATAGCCGCTAGCCTCTCCACTAACGTGAGAGGTGAGCAGAGGAGCACCGTGATTCTCAGACGGTGGAAACGCTCAGTCATGTTACAAGGCACTTTTGCCGATAAACAAGAACACATACAGTTGTGAGATTTAAAGTTTATTGAGACGGACCACAGGCCGGTCAGAGCTTTATGTGCGTAGCTGCTACCACTGCCAGGCTGTAGCAGCATCCTGTAGCCATGTAATGAGTTATGTCACATTCAGCGTGCATGGTAAACAAGATCTCTCGAAGGTCAAGGATCTGAATTAATACTTCTCACGTTTAAGTAGTCCACGCTGGTTAATAATGTTCTAGGTTTCATGCTATTTTTCCAATACTTATCCTTTACAGCACCTCGCCTGGCCTCACTTGGCTGCTTTTCAACAAGGTAAGAACCTTCTAATCCTGTACCTTCTATTTGAGACTTAATTTAATCCACCTCTGTCCGGCTGCCATGCTGcagatgaaaacacatcagtgcTCCCCCATGCCGGGATAGAGTGTTCTTCTCATACATGTGGCTGCATTAAGACCACTGTCTGCCCAACTATCTGTAGGGTCTAAAAGAGCAATAGCTTCATGCACAATGGGAGTGTTTATTTAAATCTATTTACCAGTTCTCAGTAGGTCATGTATCAGAATCAAAGCACTAAGAAACCTCATAGCATATCTGCTGTGAGGCATCAGCCATACCACTGAATTTGTCTTGACATTGTCGTCTATGTACATTTCAGTGTGTCTTTGACTTGGCTCAGGTCTGTAGTTTCAGTCACTTCTCTTCAATTGAAGTGGAGGGCAAGCTTAAAGAGAAGCTTGCCACTCAAACAAGGAAAGTGCAGTGCAAGACCTTGGTAGTTCCATTTGGCTGAAGGGATTGTCAGATAAATCCTGTATGGTATCATCAAATTTAGAAAAGCTCTGCTCATATCATTGGCAGTAAAGAATACACAGACTTGGCCTGTGATTAGCGTCTTGCTGTGCTCTTAACTAGCTTTTTGTCTATACACAATGCTAGTATTTAACCATGGAGTCACACTCCGATTAGCACTTGAGAATGCAATTCATGGGCACATGACAACAGAGTGTGAACATGACATAAATAGTATCTTAGTAGCAATATGTTTGTTATACTAAAATGAATTTTAAGTGATGTTATGATATTCTACGAGTTTCTCAATATTATCAACCTGGCACAGATTTCCAATTCCACTAGCATCCCATACTTAACATTTggaatattaattatttattaatcacCCTTAAAATTTGATCTATTGATGTTTATGGTAATTGATAAATTGATGGTTGATGTATTATGAAGGCTATTTCTTCTgttatcaataaatatcaataaataataacaataaatttgTTTCATATGTCTGCTCTAACTTAAATGTCTATTCATATCTCAAATCTTTGACACTTTAACTCTGCCTTCAGATTGTATAGGCTACCTGTTTCaatagattgattgattgattcttaATGGTACTGACTAATAAAACTTTCCCCAAAATTTGCAAGCGTAGTTCTGCTTTTGACTGTGACCTGCTCTCTACCACACAGGCCCATTGTAGTTTTCAGCATTCAGCAGAAGAGTTTGCACAACAGCGCTAAAGGCGAGAATGCCACCACGAGGTGAGTTTACCGGCAAGACTGCCATGTAGTAATTATGATGACTGATGGTAGGCTTCTCATTAAAAACtgttccctccctcctgtccttGGTTCCAGTGTGGTCCCAGTCAGAGAGAAGAGCACAGCGGTGGCTGCAGCCAAACCGGCTGCTGCAGCCAGCAGCAAGGGGGAGTATGTCATCACCAAGCTGGATGACCTGGTCAACTGGGCACGCAGGGTGAGTAGAGCAGAGATTAGGGTGCATTCACAGCATCTTCTGAGGAGTTTATTTGAAATTTACAGTCTTTCATCTGATAGTTTTTGTATGGTTTGTTTGGCCAGGTGAGAGCATTGTCATTTGGCACAAAATAACTTCATTGTGAAGCCTGAAAATGTTTCAGGCCTCTAACAAGAGAACAGTTTTTTCCATAAGGAAAAGCATAGCCAGTTTCATTGCCTTTGTTTCCATCTCTCTGCTAACATCCTGCAGTCAAAATAAACTTGCAGGTTTGAAGGCTAGTCTTAATGAGCTTGTCAGAGGAAATCTGAACTTTCATCATGATcaaacagcctctctctcaccaCAGCCACTGTTGAGGTTGTTATTGTTGAGTTGTTGAGTTAGTTAGAGGTGGCGTTATTCAGCAACATGAAAACTCATGAACTGGACATGATAGAAATTCAAAAATTGATTTCCACACAGATGATCTGACCAGATTTGTATATGAggaaaaactgattttattgAAACTATTATAAGCCCCGCACACTTTTAGATgcagtttattttaaatgttacatCAATCAATACATCAAATAGGCCTAATGTAAAGCCACAGTAAGCAGGGATGCACAAGTAATCATGGATAATCATATATTACAATTTTATGTGTTATTTGTCTTGTAATTGGCCATTGTCAACCCCCAG contains the following coding sequences:
- the LOC115358120 gene encoding transmembrane protein 79-like, whose protein sequence is MSTTGLQATNQQNVKEIDSVKESISDIINQLQDIDPARLSFSPFLDLDTQISLAPVSDSPESSVEELHSSSHSVTGSQRSLEPLPATEQPRSSDSCHQQTGDAPAEHRADEAEEGTLDQTSSSPVAARASEGAMGNCIGSSSPASQGDIPNGTDTPRWSPESTNLDSTIDEGRPLIGAPPPESVELTVWRSEGQEETCEPPHEASFRGRCCCCRCKCCQSGRVPAFCSVLASLLCTVGILYALYFYVPIKPPDCPDVASRIVFTLCCCVVAAVPVLLAMLTGAACQFCTGSLDPVEPLPRRRAVQQLFVTASLEQLLLYILNLVVMAALLPQDQLKLVPMLVAVFILGRFVYWISLNTCSSWRGFGSGLTFFPLLAMVALNLFIMYNVGLKEPLFGTQDALYNQATPPTWSAEMSQSTSGKSDVLSTDSLDAQ